The following are encoded together in the Zygosaccharomyces rouxii strain CBS732 chromosome C complete sequence genome:
- the DAL82 gene encoding Dal82p (some similarities with uniprot|P21705 Saccharomyces cerevisiae YNL314W DAL82 Positive regulator of allophanate inducible genes binds a dodecanucleotide sequence upstream of all genes that are induced by allophanate contains an UISALL DNA-binding a transcriptional activation and a coiled-coil domain) — MPEVVPFEDDDLLLELMDRYKPHLKPYAYRLQTWSQVLEEYNALTDNHYRQTRTLKKKFERLKELYEYDATKIKISDMKRLERLVSEADQIGKRTHTDRPLKVRQQQPQQQPQQQQQQQQQPQISTEPNFPSTNVQDDAGNSSDNSQPPPLDSIIVGFPHNVSSPHRSITASASANASLFDNSPHDPIPPPPPPPAPSASPQRSQHQPQRHSDDLHHRNMEILDKLFDPAITSPREPISNPSGNASSDNRILENIYLEFREYKKSQEEFQKKLLHKLDLLTEAINKG; from the coding sequence ATGCCAGAGGTAGTTCCCttcgaagatgatgatctGTTGTTAGAATTGATGGATCGATACAAGCCTCATTTAAAACCATATGCATATAGACTACAGACTTGGTCACAGGTTTTAGAAGAATATAATGCATTAACTGATAATCACTACCGTCAGACACGTactttaaagaagaaatttgagAGGCTTAAGGAATTGTACGAATACGATGCCActaaaatcaaaatttctgATATGAAAAGATTGGAGAGGTTGGTAAGTGAAGCTgatcaaattggaaagagaACACATACTGATAGACCTCTAAAAGTACGACAACAGCAACCACAGCAGCAAccacagcagcagcagcagcagcagcagcaaccaCAAATAAGTACAGAACCAAATTTTCCTAGTACCAATGTACAAGATGATGCAGGGAATAGTAGTGACAATTCTCAACCACCGCCCTTAGATTCCATAATAGTTGGATTTCCTCATAATGTATCTAGTCCTCATCGATCAATTACGGCATCTGCATCTGCAAATGCTAGCTTATTTGATAATTCACCTCATGATCCGATTCCTCCTcctccaccaccacctgctCCATCAGCCTCTCCACAAAGAAGTCAACATCAACCGCAGCGTCACTCTGATGATTTACACCATCGCAATATGGAGATACTAGATAAACTTTTCGACCCAGCCATAACTTCCCCAAGAGAACCAATCAGTAATCCTAGTGGTAATGCTAGTAGTGATAACAGgatcttggaaaatatttatttggaatttagAGAGTACAAGAAAtctcaagaagaattccagaagaaattgctTCATAAATTAGATTTGTTAACGGAAGCGATTAATAAAGGATAA
- the ATP11 gene encoding Atp11p (similar to uniprot|P32453 Saccharomyces cerevisiae YNL315C ATP11 Molecular chaperone required for the assembly of alpha and beta subunits into the F1 sector of mitochondrial F1F0 ATP synthase) codes for MQVDTKLLTYTQSIEPCMRYFPTVASRRLSGLLFSAPRIFPARNFATTVPYLYKDYSTGSPAERYSGKLFERARQEGFDSIEEFLENKKASIDEKKKELTRIDPLKELEEYEQRMMMSQNNAGLTKSKGPVNAAAERVPYKTLDSFIKVDKFSELSKQEVEFLWRAKWMGKDDSLCAVAPADVFEKMTKTAKENPVFVLPLPRVMEGETKDGEPNEGSELHYIQWQFVGPNTTHCMITSLAEYKLHKDFARPHTVVQFHSDLAKDKGLVLMNGHVEKDTNVTLQDSQLLLLNIQRFYGAVNDQTPIEQQRLRMLKAFTKGSPDFNIELLISLAQAMET; via the coding sequence ATGCAAGTTGATACTAAACTACTCACCTATACCCAATCTATTGAGCCCTGTATGAGATACTTCCCCACAGTTGCTTCTCGAAGATTGAGTGGTCTGCTTTTCAGTGCTCCTAGAATTTTTCCAGCACGTAATTTCGCCACTACTGTTCCATACCTTTATAAGGATTATTCTACAGGATCACCTGCTGAACGTTATAGCGgtaaattatttgaaagagctaGACAAGAAGGGTTTGATTCTATCGAAGAGTTTTTAGAGAATAAGAAAGCCTCTATTGAcgagaaaaagaaagaactgACCAGAATAGATCCTTTGAAGGAATTAGAGGAATACGAACAACGTATGATGATGTCTCAAAATAATGCAGGTTTAACTAAATCTAAGGGTCCTGTTAATGCAGCTGCAGAAAGAGTACCTTATAAGACATTAGATTCATTTATTAAAGTGGATAAATTCAGTGAGTTATCGAAGCAGGAAGTCGAATTTCTATGGAGAGCTAAATGGATGGGTAAAGACGATTCGTTATGCGCAGTGGCACCAGCTGATGTGTTTGAGAAAATGACCAAGACAGCCAAAGAAAATCCAGTGTTTGTACTGCCTTTGCCTCGTGTTATGGAGGGTGAAACTAAGGATGGCGAACCTAATGAAGGCAGCGAATTACACTATATTCAATGGCAATTTGTGGGTCCCAATACCACCCACTGTATGATTACGTCTTTGGCCGAGTACAAGTTGCATAAGGATTTCGCAAGACCTCATACTGTGGTACAATTCCATTCTGATCTCGCAAAGGATAAGGGTTTAGTGCTGATGAACGGACATGTTGAGAAGGACACTAACGTAACCCTACAAGATTCTCagttattgttattaaatattcaaagattttacgGTGCAGTTAACGATCAAACTCCGATTGAACAACAGAGGTTGAGAATGTTAAAAGCTTTCACTAAGGGATCTCCAGATTTCAACATTGAATTATTGATCTCCTTGGCTCAAGCCATGGAAACTTGA
- the PHA2 gene encoding prephenate dehydratase PHA2 (similar to uniprot|P32452 Saccharomyces cerevisiae YNL316C PHA2 Prephenate dehydratase catalyzes the conversion of prephanate to phenylpyruvate which is a step in the phenylalanine biosynthesis pathway): MSFQRLTRVFGWGKMVKALYLGPPGTYSHQAALQQFDYSNEVEYIPTSSIPECIQKLETDKSIDYSVIPLENSTNGQVVFSYDLLRDRMVHEEGLNRQGNRVIPTLEVVGEQYVSIAHCLIATEPKPALGDFSRVQIYSHPQVWGQVSSYLQQLQSKFPNTTFEKIDSSSTSEAVRRILNCESKRGIIDVAIAGEVAAKLNKCSVVDTGINDVKGNTTRFLILQRRNHRQIVSQSPKVSLMTFTTKQDDPGSLVDVLTILKTHGVNMCSINSRPYNRGKQKWQYVFFIEYYYQNEGHDWDVFYQELENLCSEWCLWGIFPRNANYYA; encoded by the coding sequence ATGAGCTTCCAGAGGTTAACAAGAGTATTCGGTTGgggaaaaatggtaaaggCTCTGTATCTGGGACCACCAGGTACATATTCACACCAGGCTGCATTACAACAGTTTGATTACAGTAACGAAGTGGAATACATCCCCACGAGTTCAATTCCAGAATGTATACAGAAGTTAGAAACTGATAAATCCATTGACTATTCAGTCATACCCTTGGAAAATTCAACCAATGGTCAAGTGGTCTTCTCCTATGACTTACTACGAGATCGTATGGTACATGAAGAAGGGCTCAATCGACAAGGAAACCGAGTGATACCTACGTTAGAAGTCGTTGGTGAACAGTATGTTTCCATCGCACACTGTCTAATTGCTACCGAACCTAAACCAGCTTTGGGAGATTTCTCTAGGGTCCAAATATATTCACATCCACAAGTATGGGGTCAAGTAAGCAGTTATCTGCAGCAACTTCAATCAAAGTTCCCAAATAcaacatttgaaaagatcgaTAGTAGTTCTACGTCTGAAGCGGTTAGACGTATATTGAATTGTGAATCCAAACGTGGTATAATTGATGTTGCCATTGCTGGTGAAGTGGCAGctaaattgaataaatgTTCCGTGGTAGATACAGGTATTAACGATGTAAAGGGAAATACAACTAGATTTCTCATTCTACAGAGAAGAAACCATCGTCAAATCGTATCCCAATCtccaaaagtttcattGATGACCTTTACGACAAAGCAAGATGATCCCGGTAGTCTTGTAGATGTCCTAACGATTCTAAAGACCCACGGCGTTAACATGTGTTCCATTAATTCGAGGCCCTACAACAGGGGTAAGCAAAAATGGCAATATGTGTTCTTTATAGAATATTACTACCAAAACGAAGGTCATGATTGGGACGTCTTTTACCAAGAGTTAGAGAATCTCTGTTCAGAATGGTGTCTATGGGGGATTTTCCCACGTAATGCAAACTATTACGCCTAG
- the HRT1 gene encoding SCF ubiquitin ligase complex subunit HRT1 (highly similar to uniprot|Q08273 Saccharomyces cerevisiae YOL133W HRT1 RING finger containing subunit of Skp1-Cullin-F-box ubiquitin protein ligases (SCF) required for Gic2p Far1p Sic1p and Cln2p degradation may tether Cdc34p (a ubiquitin conjugating enzyme or E2) and Cdc53p (a cullin) subunits of SCF): MSDVENMDVTPEGSEPTAVENTQKPKHKKFEIKKWTAVAFWSWDIAVDNCAICRNHIMEPCIECQPMAMTDTDNECVAAWGVCNHAFHLHCINKWIKTRDACPLDNQPWQLARCGR, from the coding sequence ATGAGTGACGTGGAGAATATGGATGTAACACCTGAAGGTTCAGAACCTACTGCTGTTGAAAACACACAAAAACCAAAGCACAAGAAGtttgaaatcaaaaaatGGACAGCCGTTGCATTTTGGTCCTGGGATATTGCAGTGGATAACTGTGCCATTTGTAGGAATCACATTATGGAACCATGTATTGAGTGTCAACCTATGGCCATGACCGATACCGATAACGAATGTGTTGCCGCATGGGGGGTTTGTAACCATGCATTCCATCTACACTGTATCAATAAATGGATCAAGACAAGAGATGCATGTCCACTAGATAATCAACCATGGCAGCTAGCACGTTGTGGTAGGTGA
- the MED7 gene encoding mediator complex subunit MED7 (similar to uniprot|Q08278 Saccharomyces cerevisiae YOL135C) yields the protein MSSETNDISFLYPPPPPYIKFFTKENLDKLPEYKEQKHTDANADAEVDQNGEEKIESPMDFLVPPPMPKDQYRAFGSIWQVKDRLPDLEASGLTQLYKKPDENNDASTDYQYKIQELRRLLKSLLLNFLELVGVLSINPELFPNKVDHIRIILVNIHHLLNEYRPHQSRESLIMLLEEQLEYKKREIQHIEQVCQNVREKLGRIQEGGDGEPAGGVDVNPVGDETAHTDINTNAN from the coding sequence ATGTCGAGCGAAACCAACGATATCAGTTTCCTATACCCACCTCCACCACCTTATATCAAGTTCTTTACCAAAGAAAATCTTGATAAATTGCCCGAATACAAGGAGCAAAAACACACTGACGCCAATGCTGACGCTGAAGTTGATCAGAATGGTGAGGAGAAGATCGAATCACCAATGGATTTCTTGgtaccaccaccaatgCCAAAAGACCAGTATCGAGCCTTTGGTAGTATCTGGCAGGTGAAAGATCGTTTACCTGACCTAGAGGCATCAGGACTAACTCAGTTGTACAAGAAACCTGATGAGAACAACGATGCTAGTACCGATTACCAGTACAAAATTCAAGAACTACGTCGTCTGCTCAAATCTCTCCTGCTAAACTTTTTGGAACTAGTGGGCGTACTAAGCATTAACCCAGAACTGTTCCCCAACAAAGTCGATCACATCAGAATAATCCTGGTCAATATACATCATCTACTCAACGAATACAGACCCCATCAATCAAGAGAATCGCTTATCATGCTCTTAGAAGAACAACTGGAGTACAAGAAACGTGAAATACAGCATATCGAACAGGTGTGTCAAAACGTAAGAGAAAAACTAGGCCGAATTCAAGAgggtggtgatggtgagCCCGCTGGTGGAGTAGATGTGAATCCTGTTGGTGACGAGACTGCTCATACGGATATTAATACTAATGCGAATTGA
- the PFK27 gene encoding 6-phosphofructo-2-kinase (weakly similar to uniprot|Q12471 Saccharomyces cerevisiae YOL136C PFK27 6-phosphofructo-2-kinase has negligible fructose-2 6-bisphosphatase activity inhibited by phosphoenolpyruvate and sn-glycerol 3-phosphate expression induced by glucose and sucrose transcriptional regulation involves protein kinase A) has protein sequence MGTSSFVSSTAKRMESTSTSASSLFSLDKSTRSALFQGKSHYYYENGEIDEDEVGDYLSNSLLQGMDELQRTSSSSSSQSALTFECRSRRQKKPKYVFVLVGLPAVGKSSTSSHLIEYLSRQPSTKDLRCEVYNAGKVRRSMSFQNLGLLSMRLANDSSEDLFNPKNHDKKELYARITLEKLLKDLDSDECDVAIFDATNSRVNRRRFVFEEICSYNQMRNKKICITPIVLQISCNDHDFFKFNVHNKAFNADYYDKPYEYAVRDFAKRLKNYHLQFTPFTRREFGQLSSLVQRRGLDHGVFCFNIVNAGTVPTRDDNFGVLPVQKEQVQTVINLVAQFVEHYTKLFGHSYVDSVNDFFKNEAKDGSKYLSALNSVINNEFLEELQGSLESNVEGN, from the coding sequence ATGGGGACTTCGAGCTTTGTATCATCGACGGCAAAGAGAATGGAATCTACTTCGACCTCTGCAAGTTCTTTGTTCTCTCTAGACAAATCTACGCGCTCTGCGTTATTCCAAGGTAAGTCACACTACTACTATGAgaatggtgaaattgatgaagatgaagtggGAGATTATTTATCGAATTCACTTTTACAAGGAATGGATGAATTACAGCGAACGtcatcctcatcctcatcacAATCAGCACTGACGTTCGAATGTAGATCGAGGCGTCAGAAGAAACCCAAATATGTTTTTGTTTTAGTGGGACTGCCTGCGGTTGGGAAATCATCTACATCGTCGCATTTGATAGAATATTTATCGAGGCAACCATCCACTAAAGATTTAAGGTGTGAAGTTTACAACGCTGGTAAAGTAAGAAGGTCCATGAGTTTCCAGAATTTAGGACTTTTATCAATGAGATTGGCAAATGATTCAAGCGAAGATTTGTTTAATCCAAAGAATCACGATAAAAAGGAGTTGTATGCCAGGATAACGTTAGAGAAATTGTTAaaggatttggattctGATGAATGTGATGTGGCCATTTTTGATGCCACGAATTCACGTGTTAATCGCCGCAGGTTTGTGTTTGAAGAGATTTGCTCGTACAATCAAATGCgtaataaaaaaatttgcaTAACACCAATCGTATTacaaatttcttgtaatgaccatgattttttcaagttCAATGTTCATAACAAGGCGTTCAATGCGGATTATTACGACAAACCATATGAATATGCGGTACGGGATTTCGCTAAACGGTTAAAAAATTACCACTTACAATTTACACCTTTCACTAGACGTGAATTCGGTCAGTTGTCTTCATTAGTACAAAGGCGAGGCTTGGATCACGGTGTGTTTTGCTTCAATATTGTTAACGCTGGTACGGTTCCCACAAGAGATGACAATTTTGGTGTCTTACCAGTGCAAAAGGAACAGGTTCAAACCGTGATTAATTTGGTAGCACAATTTGTGGAGCATTATACCAAATTATTTGGACACTCTTATGTTGATTCGGttaatgattttttcaaaaatgagGCAAAGGATGGTTCCAAGTACCTGTCCGCTTTAAATTCAGTGATAAATAATGAGTTCTTGGAAGAGTTGCAGGGCAGCTTAGAATCCAACGTGGAGGGTAATTAA
- the PFS2 gene encoding cleavage polyadenylation factor subunit PFS2 (highly similar to uniprot|Q75AV4 Ashbya gossypii ADL184W PSF2 Polyadenylation factor subunit 2 and similar to YNL317W uniprot|P42841 Saccharomyces cerevisiae YNL317W PFS2 Integral subunit of the pre-mRNA cleavage and polyadenylation factor (CPF) complex plays an essential role in mRNA 3'-end formation by bridging different processing factors and thereby promoting the assembly of the processing complex), which produces MDDAAAIDASQRRNLAQRRTVDISSPFERLYYYKRHGLPIPTVEPESTFTTDVLPPCVYKSRNRVVNMPNKFTHLSSNKVKHIIPAIKWTPEGRRLVVGTYSGEFSLWNGSSFNFESIMQAHDTAVTTMEYSRAGDWMISGDTDGTIKIWQPNFNMVKELDRAHTECIRDIAFSHNDSKFVTCSDDNILKIWNFSNGQQERVLSGHHWDVKSCDWHPQMGLIASASKDNLVKLWDPRSGQCVSTLLKFKHTVLKTKFQPTQGNLMAAISKDKSCRVFDLRQSMKELMVTRDEVDYMTLLWHPINETMFTVACYDGSLKNFDILQDTEGPTHTIPYAHDKCITSLSYNPVGHILASASKDRTIRFWTRARPYDPNAFDDPTYNNKKVNAWFFGINNGINAVREKSEYGAAPPTNTTDGLTPTTASNGGLPGVDSSSKVSSLPGLSI; this is translated from the coding sequence ATGGatgatgctgctgctatAGATGCGTCTCAAAGACGTAATTTGGCTCAAAGACGTACCGTTGACATAAGTTCaccttttgaaagattgtACTATTACAAAAGACATGGATTGCCTATACCGACAGTGGAACCAGAAAGCACCTTTACTACAGATGTATTACCACCATGCGTCTACAAATCAAGGAATCGTGTGGTAAATATGCCAAATAAATTCACCCACTTAAGCTCAAATAAAGTTAAACATATCATACCTGCCATCAAATGGACACCTGAAGGTAGAAGACTAGTTGTTGGTACATATAGCGGAGAATTTTCACTTTGGAATGGATCGTCATTTAATTTCGAAAGTATTATGCAAGCTCATGATACTGCAGTTACTACAATGGAATATTCTCGTGCCGGTGATTGGATGATTAGTGGTGATACTGATGGTACTATAAAAATATGGCaaccaaatttcaatatggttaaagaattagataGAGCTCATACAGAATGCATAAGAGATATCGCATTTAGTCACAACGATTCTAAATTTGTCACCTGTTCAGATGATAACATCCTAAAGATCTGGAATTTTAGTAATGGTCAACAAGAAAGAGTTTTATCAGGACACCACTGGGATGTTAAGAGTTGTGATTGGCATCCACAAATGGGTTTAATAGCATCTGCATCAAAGGACAATTTAGTCAAATTATGGGATCCACGTTCAGGTCAATGTGTATCCACATTGTTAAAATTCAAACATACTGTattaaaaacaaaattcCAACCCACACAGGGGAATCTCATGGCTGCCATTTCGAAGGATAAGTCGTGTAGAGTATTCGATCTTAGACAAAGCATGAAGGAATTGATGGTCACTAGAGATGAAGTTGATTATATGACGTTGTTATGGCATCCAATTAATGAAACCATGTTTACTGTGGCATGTTATGATGGATCATTAAAGAATTTCGATATTCTACAAGACACGGAGGGGCCCACACATACGATTCCCTATGCTCATGACAAATGCATTACTTCGCTTTCTTACAATCCGGTGGGCCACATTCTAGCCAGTGCATCAAAGGATAGAACCATTAGATTTTGGACCAGAGCAAGGCCTTATGATCCAAATGCATTTGATGATCCCAcatataataataaaaagGTCAATGCATGGTTCTTCGGGATCAATAACGGTATCAATGCTGTTAGAGAGAAAAGTGAATATGGAGCTGCACCGCCAACAAACACTACAGATGGGTTAACACCAACTACAGCAAGCAATGGAGGTTTACCTGGAGTCGATTCGTCATCAAAAGTATCTAGTTTACCAGGTCTAAGTATATGA
- the BSC6 gene encoding Bsc6p (similar to uniprot|Q6B229 Saccharomyces cerevisiae YOL137W BSC6 Protein of unknown function containing 8 putative transmembrane seqments ORF exhibits genomic organization compatible with a translational readthrough-dependent mode of expression) — MESGNGLSKNDTQVEMTNMLDHESRDESGVQDLSSHAWTIDGSDEYDADDLIQKVEWKGQTITTYPLDYQKVSVVKWQIACCIIMFAVFGLSDQAVGTLIPTLTEYYHISKVTVSLLFLIQVCGYTLASLCNEKLHRMGGSRGALLLACSLCIITYLLLLTRPSSFAIFALCSFPLGLSIGILDSTGNVFIGNLLVHKNEWMGMLHGLYGAAAMVTPPIGSYFVKIDKWSTFYALPLCLSIVGLLMVPKAFRYETSSKYAYTCSVHQEETSFEEEEEEDAQAPSFGELLKTPAIVLYASYLFIYLGAELSTGSWLFSYLLATKSDDRIKMSWVTSSYWTGLTVGRMCLGFVTKRVFNNEYRASKTYGMLTLFFYTLFVIVGWHDSARTWYLTCLFLIVFLCGVFIGPLFPNASIVALQVLPKNLHISGVGLAVALGGCGNAMLPYLVGVGLHFLGMSWLPILCWSMVLCFTVVWTLYPRFIKGREEFL, encoded by the coding sequence ATGGAGTCCGGAAATGGGTTGAGCAAGAACGATACTCAGGTCGAAATGACTAATATGCTGGATCACGAATCGCGGGACGAATCAGGAGTTCAAGATCTCTCGTCTCACGCATGGACAATCGATGGGTCCGATGAATATGATGCTGATGATTTGATACAGAAAGTAGAATGGAAGGGTCAAACTATTACGACATATCCACTGGATTATCAAAAAGTCAGTGTTGTCAAATGGCAGATCGCCTGCTGTATCATTATGTTCGCTGTATTCGGTTTAAGTGATCAAGCTGTAGGAACTCTAATACCAACATTGACTGAATACTAtcatatttcaaaagtCACAGTCTCTCTACTTTTCCTTATACAAGTTTGTGGTTATACTTTGGCATCTCTTTGCAACGAAAAATTGCATCGGATGGGCGGTTCTAGAGGCGCTCTTCTATTGGCATGCAGCCTTTGTATCATTACCTACCTCTTATTGCTTACCAGACCTTCGTCATTTGCAATTTTTGCACTGTGCTCTTTTCCATTGGGACTTAGTATTGGTATATTAGACTCCACAGGTAATGTGTTCATCGGAAATCTTTTAGTTCACAAAAATGAATGGATGGGTATGTTACATGGTCTCTATGGAGCTGCAGCCATGGTCACTCCACCAATTGGTTCATATTTTgttaaaattgataaatggTCAACGTTCTATGCATTGCCACTTTGCTTATCTATTGTAGGATTGTTGATGGTCCCCAAGGCTTTCAGATACGaaacttcttccaaatacGCCTATACCTGTTCTGTTCATCAAGAAGAGACCtcctttgaagaagaagaagaagaagatgccCAAGCACCTAGCTTTGGTGAATTGTTGAAGACCCCTGCTATTGTTTTATATGCCTCTTACCTTTTCATCTACCTAGGTGCTGAGTTGTCTACGGGATCATGGTTATTCTCTTACCTATTGGCTACTAAATCGGATGACAGAATAAAGATGTCTTGGGTAACTTCTTCATATTGGACTGGTCTTACAGTGGGAAGAATGTGCTTGGGATTTGTCACTAAACGTGTTTTCAATAATGAATACCGTGCTAGTAAGACTTATGGAATGTTAACACTATTTTTCTACACGCTATTTGTTATCGTCGGTTGGCACGATTCTGCAAGAACTTGGTATCTCACATGTCTTTTCTTGATCGTGTTTTTGTGTGGTGTATTCATTGGTCCCTTGTTTCCTAATGCAAGTATTGTTGCCCTACAAGTCTTACCGAAGAATTTACACATCAGTGGTGTGGGCTTGGCAGTGGCCCTTGGTGGTTGTGGTAATGCGATGTTGCCCTATTTAGTCGGAGTTGGACTTCATTTTTTGGGCATGTCCTGGCTACCAATTCTATGTTGGTCAATGGTTCTATGCTTCACTGTGGTGTGGACCTTGTATCCAAGATTCATTAAAGGTCGTGAAGAATTCCTATGA